The nucleotide sequence GCAGAACGTCCAGAGCGTCCTTGTTCTTCCGTCGGTCCCGCCCGCCGGCTTCGAACTCGGCGGTCCTCTCTTTCAGTTTGATGAGCTTGCTGACCAGCAGCGCTGCTGGACCGGCGACCATGATCTCGAATGCGCGGGAATCGAACTCATCGAGTGCAGCGATGACGTGTGGAGTGCGGTCGACCAGACATCCCTCGAGGCCGCGAACCTTGAGCACTGATCCCTCCTCGTGGCCCTTCACCCGGGCTGCTCTGCGACCCCCTCCGCCGACTGCCTCGGGCATGAGCAGGTCGACCTTGACGATCGCCGGGACGCCGTCGATTTCGCGAAGCGATGACCAGATGCCGATGTCTGGCCCGCTCGCCTTCTCATCTCGGAAGAACTTCTTGCTCCGCATGGCAGCGGCGATCTCCGGGGTCTCGGGAACTCGCGCCGGGTCGAGCGCCAAGTCGCCGTCGGTGGTGGACTCAGCAACGGCAAGACCTGCGTCGCCTGTGTGGATGTAGACGGCCTGGGCACCGACCAGGACAGCCGCTTCTCGGTGGGGTCCGAGCGCCTCAAGGGCGTCGAGCAGAACGGTGCGCGCGACTATGTACTCGGCATCAGGCGCGCCAGACATCTTCGTTCCTTCTCATCCATTCCAGCAGCTCCTCGGCTTCAGACGGGTTCCTGCCAGAGCCCTTGAGCAGATCTGCAACCGCTTGGCTCGGGGCGACGTAGCACACCCCTTCATCGGTCGTCGACCGGTCAAACACGAAGTCGCCCTTGGGCTCCAGCAACATCACGTTTGCGCCTGCCTCGGCGGGCACTAAGCCCAGTTCATCAGCAGCGGCGGCGGCATCATCCACGAAGGCAACGCCCAGCCGCGCAGGAGCAACAGGTGCGCGCCGAGCTGCGGCCAGCGAGCCAGTGACGGCGTAACGCATGCCGCTCGGAAGCGACCGCAGGCGCGAAAGGAAGCTTTGGAGTCCGCGGGGATCGAGGTAGGTCGCGTATCTGTTGGAACCCGTCATCGAGTAGTCGCGAGACCACGCCCTGAGAAGCTCGGCCCAGTCGACTTGTTGCACGCCGCCTTGCGGACTTCGCCGAACCAGATCCTCGCGCTCCAAGAGCTCCAGCACCCGGGACACGTTGCCGGGGTCCGTCCGCACAAGTTCCGCAATCTGTCGAACGCCGAGCGGCGGACGAACATCGACCAGAGTGCGCACAATCTGGGCCGTCTTCATCCCGCGCAGGGATCGCATCGGCCGAGTCGCCCTGTTGGGATCCTTCACCGCACCCTGCGTCCGTATGTAGACCGCCGGGTCCTCGATGGCCACGAACGTGTTGCCAGTGAGATCCAGGTAGTTGAGGGCGCTCTCGCGCAGTTTGTCACGAGTGCGTTCGCTCAGATAGGGCGCCGCCACGAGGAGCGTTTCCAGCGGTCTGCCCATCGCTGACCAGCCAGCCCAGGCGCGCATCTGTTCGAGCACGCGCGGCACCGCCACCGGGTCCAACCGGCGCTTGATCTCGACGAGTATCGTCGTGCGTCGACCATCAGGCGCCCGGAGTTCTAGAATTGCGTCAGGGCCCCGTTGAGATTCAGTCTGCTGCAGGTCGAGCCGCCAGGTGCGGGGTAGCTTCTCCTGAAGCCTTCGCTGAACCTCGAACGGGGTCGGTGTGTTGTCTGGGTATGCCGTGTTATCCAACATACGCAACACAGTAGTTTCAGACAACACTTTTGTCAATATAAATTGTCTATCAGGCCTGTTGTCTCATCACCATATGTTGTGCGACGCGTACAACAGCCACTCTTCAGGCAACACGACACACTGCCGCTCCGAGCCCCTGTGATCGAGGCGAGGTACGTACGCGGTTCACGCTGCATAGAGCTGCTGCTTCGTCCGATTGACATCGTCGCGAATGTATCGATTCTTGAGCGCGCCGACCATCACGAGATCGACTTCGCTTCCGAGGATGGTGCGCAGTACCGAGCTAATAGGCTCCCCCGGATGCCTCTAACGCCCCAGCACGATGTCGAGCCCGTACAGGATGAGCTCGAGCTTGGCTTCTGGTAGCACGCCGACCCTGTCGGTGAGTGCGCCCCTATCGAGGGTCACCGGCTGCGAGACGTTCGCCACC is from Actinomycetota bacterium and encodes:
- a CDS encoding MarR family transcriptional regulator — translated: MLDNTAYPDNTPTPFEVQRRLQEKLPRTWRLDLQQTESQRGPDAILELRAPDGRRTTILVEIKRRLDPVAVPRVLEQMRAWAGWSAMGRPLETLLVAAPYLSERTRDKLRESALNYLDLTGNTFVAIEDPAVYIRTQGAVKDPNRATRPMRSLRGMKTAQIVRTLVDVRPPLGVRQIAELVRTDPGNVSRVLELLEREDLVRRSPQGGVQQVDWAELLRAWSRDYSMTGSNRYATYLDPRGLQSFLSRLRSLPSGMRYAVTGSLAAARRAPVAPARLGVAFVDDAAAAADELGLVPAEAGANVMLLEPKGDFVFDRSTTDEGVCYVAPSQAVADLLKGSGRNPSEAEELLEWMRRNEDVWRA